The Gammaproteobacteria bacterium genome window below encodes:
- a CDS encoding class II histone deacetylase, with product MSRRTGLVWHELYMWHNTGKYAGVMPPGLQVQPYEHSEHPETKRRFKNLLDVAGLTEQLVAISPRPATEAEILMLHEPDHLARMKILNETGGEAGIGTPMGVGSYDIALLAAGGVIELVDALLDQRVDNGYALVRPPGHHAKADMGMGFCIFCNGAIAGLHAMNHRGLERIAYVDWDVHHGNGTEAAFWEDSRALTISIHQQNLFPLHSGGMDKRGAGAGEGFNFNIPLPPGSGYGAYEAVFDRVVVPALEAFSPELIIVPSGFDAGIHDSLGRQLMHSRGYRELTAKLMRTADQVCGGRLMMCHEGGYDASTVPYMGLAVLEELSGIKTDIDDPLLEVFEQIGGQDLQPHQDAVIQQAEALLDVLRT from the coding sequence ATGTCGCGCAGAACAGGGTTGGTCTGGCATGAGCTGTACATGTGGCACAACACCGGAAAATATGCCGGGGTGATGCCGCCTGGCTTACAGGTACAGCCGTATGAGCACTCGGAACATCCCGAGACCAAACGGCGATTTAAGAACCTGCTGGATGTCGCCGGCCTGACGGAACAGCTGGTGGCAATCTCGCCCCGGCCCGCGACCGAAGCGGAAATACTGATGTTGCACGAGCCTGACCATCTGGCTCGTATGAAGATCCTGAACGAGACTGGCGGCGAGGCCGGTATCGGCACGCCGATGGGGGTGGGTTCGTATGACATCGCCTTGCTGGCCGCGGGCGGCGTGATCGAACTGGTCGATGCGCTGCTGGATCAGCGCGTTGACAATGGCTATGCCCTGGTGCGGCCGCCCGGACATCACGCGAAGGCAGACATGGGCATGGGTTTCTGTATCTTCTGCAACGGTGCGATCGCCGGTCTGCACGCAATGAACCATCGGGGTCTCGAGCGCATCGCCTATGTGGACTGGGATGTGCACCACGGCAACGGTACGGAGGCGGCGTTCTGGGAAGACTCCCGGGCGCTGACCATTTCCATTCACCAGCAGAATTTGTTTCCATTGCACAGCGGCGGCATGGACAAACGCGGTGCCGGGGCGGGTGAGGGCTTCAATTTCAACATTCCCCTGCCGCCGGGATCCGGTTACGGGGCCTATGAGGCGGTGTTCGACCGGGTCGTGGTTCCGGCCCTTGAGGCGTTCTCGCCGGAATTGATCATCGTCCCCTCGGGATTTGATGCCGGGATCCATGATTCGCTCGGCCGGCAGCTGATGCATTCACGTGGTTACCGGGAACTCACCGCCAAACTGATGCGCACGGCAGATCAGGTGTGCGGCGGTCGCCTGATGATGTGTCACGAGGGCGGCTATGACGCATCGACCGTGCCCTACATGGGATTGGCGGTGCTCGAAGAGTTGTCCGGGATCAAGACCGATATCGATGACCCGTTACTCGAGGTCTTCGAGCAGATTGGCGGGCAGGATCTGCAGCCCCACCAGGACGCGGTGATCCAACAGGCCGAAGCGTTACTGGATGTACTCAGGACCTAG
- a CDS encoding AMP-binding protein, with protein sequence MNSVFEVFQATAARRPDAPFLCVPARAQRDYCPEGAEFSYQWMLDQALAAARAYTKAGYGHGHRIALLLENRPEFFVQYLALNSLGVAIVPVNPDYRHHEIVYQLDHADVVLAVGISNRVADLEQASERCTLQPPAVDVARLPDETLPSAGQPPPRATTAIDRETECAMLYTSGTTGRPKGCLLTNDYFITAGEWYLTLGGEAALLGDSDRVLNPLPLYHMNALAVTATSMMIGGGCLISPDRFHPKSWWNDVVSTRATVIHYLGVVPPLLMNLPASDAESNHSVRFGVGAGIDPDHHAASETRFGFPMVEVWGMTETGRIFADNHPPRQVGTRAFGRPMSGLEARVVDEHDQDVAVGTPGELLVRHSAADPRRGFFSAYHKNEPATAEAWYGGWFHTGDTVRQDEKGTLYFIDRNKNIIRRSGENIAAGEIEAALQAHTAVAQAAVIGVPDDLREEEVFACIVVMPDVDSDETTARALFDWCMQRLAYYKAPGYVLFRESLPTTGTQKVQKTLIFDPDTDPTTEPGCIDLRNAKRRGN encoded by the coding sequence ATGAACAGCGTCTTCGAGGTCTTCCAGGCAACCGCTGCACGACGTCCGGATGCCCCGTTTCTGTGTGTCCCGGCCAGGGCGCAGCGCGACTACTGCCCTGAAGGAGCTGAGTTTTCCTATCAGTGGATGCTGGACCAGGCCCTGGCCGCGGCCCGCGCCTATACAAAAGCCGGTTACGGCCATGGCCACCGCATTGCCCTGCTGCTGGAGAACCGTCCTGAATTTTTCGTGCAGTATCTCGCGCTCAACAGCCTCGGCGTGGCGATCGTGCCGGTGAATCCGGACTACCGCCACCATGAAATCGTCTATCAACTCGACCACGCCGATGTGGTCCTCGCGGTGGGCATCTCAAACCGGGTGGCTGACCTTGAACAAGCCAGCGAGCGCTGCACCCTGCAACCGCCGGCCGTCGATGTTGCGCGGCTGCCGGACGAAACGCTGCCCAGCGCGGGTCAACCGCCACCCCGGGCGACCACAGCCATCGACCGAGAGACCGAATGCGCCATGCTCTATACCTCCGGCACCACCGGGCGACCCAAAGGCTGCCTACTCACCAACGACTATTTCATCACGGCCGGCGAGTGGTACCTGACCCTCGGCGGAGAGGCCGCGCTTTTAGGTGATTCCGACCGAGTACTGAACCCCCTGCCGCTCTACCACATGAACGCGCTCGCGGTCACTGCCACCAGCATGATGATTGGCGGTGGCTGTCTGATCTCGCCCGACCGTTTTCACCCCAAGAGCTGGTGGAACGACGTTGTCTCTACTCGAGCAACCGTGATCCACTACCTGGGCGTGGTGCCGCCGCTGCTGATGAACCTGCCGGCGAGCGATGCGGAATCGAATCACAGCGTTCGCTTCGGGGTCGGTGCCGGTATTGACCCGGACCACCACGCGGCCTCTGAAACACGATTCGGCTTTCCCATGGTGGAGGTCTGGGGCATGACCGAAACTGGCCGGATTTTTGCCGACAACCACCCACCCCGACAGGTGGGCACGCGCGCCTTCGGCAGACCGATGAGCGGGCTTGAAGCCCGCGTGGTAGACGAGCACGACCAGGATGTTGCCGTAGGCACACCCGGTGAGCTGCTGGTGCGACACAGTGCCGCTGACCCCCGCCGCGGCTTTTTCTCGGCATACCACAAAAATGAGCCAGCGACCGCTGAGGCCTGGTACGGCGGCTGGTTCCACACCGGCGATACGGTCCGCCAGGACGAAAAGGGCACGCTCTACTTTATCGATCGCAACAAGAACATCATCCGCCGCTCGGGCGAAAACATCGCCGCCGGTGAGATCGAAGCAGCGCTGCAGGCCCACACTGCAGTCGCCCAGGCCGCGGTGATCGGGGTGCCCGACGACCTGCGGGAAGAAGAAGTCTTTGCCTGCATCGTGGTGATGCCGGACGTTGATTCTGACGAGACGACTGCAAGGGCGCTTTTTGACTGGTGCATGCAACGGCTGGCGTACTACAAGGCACCGGGTTATGTGCTGTTCCGCGAGTCACTGCCCACTACCGGCACGCAGAAAGTGCAAAAGACCCTGATCTTCGACCCCGACACAGACCCCACAACAGAACCCGGCTGTATCGATTTGCGGAATGCCAAACGCCGCGGCAATTGA
- a CDS encoding methylenetetrahydrofolate reductase, with product MGKLAKALKSSSFVVTSELTPPKGTDLDELFAKADLLRDLVTAFNLTESHAARMAMDPVAVGHLLIDRGIEPIVQMTSRDKNRLAIQASILGAAALGVSNVVFMGGDPPKNGDHPDAKPVFDLFASQLLEAACALNNGTDLSGNALKGTPQLTIGAVANPGASDLALEIDNMKRKADAGAEFFQTQAIYDVAAFDRFMTKAKPEKPVLAGIIPIKSVKMAQYMNDKIPGVDIPQDLIDKIDAAGDDKAKVADISIVIASNTVRELRDMTRGVHVMAIGWEDKIPAILDRASA from the coding sequence ATGGGTAAGCTGGCTAAGGCTTTGAAGTCTTCATCGTTTGTGGTGACCAGCGAACTCACCCCCCCGAAAGGCACAGATCTTGACGAGCTCTTTGCCAAGGCCGACCTGCTGCGCGATCTCGTCACAGCATTCAACCTGACCGAATCCCATGCCGCCCGCATGGCCATGGACCCGGTTGCCGTCGGCCACCTGCTGATCGACCGCGGTATCGAGCCCATCGTGCAGATGACCTCACGCGACAAGAACCGGCTGGCCATTCAGGCCAGCATCCTCGGTGCGGCGGCGCTGGGTGTCTCCAACGTGGTCTTCATGGGCGGTGATCCCCCGAAGAACGGCGATCATCCGGACGCCAAACCGGTATTCGACCTGTTCGCCTCACAATTACTCGAGGCCGCCTGTGCCCTCAACAACGGCACCGATCTCAGCGGCAATGCGCTTAAAGGCACGCCGCAGCTCACCATCGGCGCAGTGGCCAACCCGGGCGCCAGCGACCTGGCGCTCGAGATCGACAATATGAAGCGCAAGGCCGATGCGGGCGCTGAGTTTTTTCAGACCCAGGCGATCTACGACGTAGCCGCGTTTGACCGGTTCATGACCAAAGCCAAACCGGAAAAACCGGTGCTGGCCGGCATCATCCCGATCAAATCGGTCAAGATGGCGCAATACATGAACGACAAGATCCCGGGCGTCGATATCCCGCAGGACCTCATCGATAAAATCGACGCGGCCGGTGACGACAAGGCCAAGGTCGCCGACATCAGTATCGTGATTGCCAGCAACACGGTCCGTGAACTGCGTGACATGACGCGCGGTGTGCATGTCATGGCCATCGGCTGGGAAGACAAGATTCCGGCGATCCTGGATCGCGCTTCCGCCTAG
- the leuB gene encoding 3-isopropylmalate dehydrogenase, with translation MNASTFSVLVLGGDGIGPEVTDAAVACMEQAAGANGLRIDLEHDLLGGAAYDEHGVFCTDDTADKATRANAVLVGAVGGPKWDQIKIDGGPQDKDGLMRLRHTLDVYAGLRPARGHPALTHATPFREGLAEQADVMVVRELCGGAFFAQPRGIEPIKGGGFRAFDTNLYTTPEIERIARVAFALARRRRGRVTSIDKANVMQSYVLWRQVVEDIGRSEYPDVELELLYADNAAYQLMQQPAHFDVILGDNLFGDLFSDLAGTITGSLGMLPSASLPGLTRTADAGAAAIYEPVHGSAPDLTDLGMANPIGAILSVAMMFEFSFHQPAVARAIEQAVDRTVQHGTLTPDLGGQATTEQVTEQVLTHLAQAD, from the coding sequence GTGAACGCTTCCACATTCAGTGTCCTGGTCCTCGGCGGCGATGGTATCGGACCTGAGGTGACTGATGCGGCCGTCGCGTGCATGGAACAAGCCGCCGGGGCGAACGGCCTTCGAATCGATCTCGAACACGATCTGCTGGGCGGTGCAGCCTACGATGAGCACGGTGTGTTCTGCACTGACGACACCGCGGACAAAGCAACCCGGGCCAACGCTGTGCTGGTGGGCGCAGTCGGTGGCCCTAAATGGGATCAGATCAAGATCGACGGCGGGCCGCAAGATAAAGACGGCCTGATGCGCCTGCGCCACACGCTGGATGTGTATGCCGGCCTGCGCCCGGCGCGGGGCCACCCGGCATTAACCCACGCCACACCGTTTCGGGAGGGCCTGGCTGAGCAAGCCGACGTGATGGTGGTTCGCGAGCTCTGCGGCGGTGCGTTTTTTGCCCAACCTCGCGGGATTGAGCCTATTAAGGGCGGCGGCTTCCGGGCGTTTGACACCAACCTCTATACCACGCCCGAGATCGAGCGCATTGCCAGGGTCGCCTTTGCGCTGGCCCGACGCCGCCGCGGCCGCGTCACCTCCATCGATAAAGCCAATGTGATGCAAAGCTATGTCCTGTGGCGGCAGGTGGTCGAGGACATCGGCCGCTCTGAATACCCCGACGTCGAGCTCGAACTGCTCTACGCAGACAATGCGGCCTACCAGCTGATGCAGCAACCGGCCCACTTCGATGTGATCCTGGGGGACAACCTGTTCGGTGACCTGTTCTCCGATCTCGCCGGCACGATTACAGGCTCTCTGGGCATGCTGCCGTCGGCATCGCTGCCCGGCCTGACCCGGACGGCCGACGCCGGCGCGGCGGCGATCTACGAGCCGGTCCATGGCTCGGCACCCGATCTCACCGATCTGGGCATGGCCAACCCGATCGGCGCCATACTCAGTGTGGCGATGATGTTTGAATTCAGTTTCCACCAGCCTGCTGTGGCGCGGGCTATCGAACAGGCCGTGGACCGCACCGTGCAGCACGGTACGCTGACACCGGACCTGGGCGGCCAAGCAACGACTGAGCAGGTGACTGAGCAGGTGCTAACGCACCTGGCACAGGCTGACTGA